From the genome of Bacteroidales bacterium:
TAATTTCATACACCCTGTTATTTATTTCATCATTCCAAAATATACAATTTGTTATCGGTACATTTGTATTGTTCAGATACAAATCATTCCCCTGTGTATTTCCGGCAACATTTTTATAAAAGGTATTGTTATAAATACGCCCCGCAGATGAAGTATTATTAATTACAACAGCACCTCCGGAATTTACGGCAGAATTATCGTAAAAAATATTGTTTAAAATTGCAGGTTCAATACCGGTATGATATATTGCTCCGCCTTCAGTTGCTGAGTTTTTATAAAACATATTTGCATTTATTGTCGGATAAGAGTCGAAGCTGTATATTGCACCGCCGTATTGTGTTGCCGTATTTTTATAAAAAGCTGAATGTTCTATTTTTGTATTGCTGCTATTAGAAAAATTAAAAACTCCACCCAAATCTGTTGAGGAATATTCAAATTTGCAAAACTTATAATAAGAAATTTCGTTTGTCACATGGTCTATACCCGCCCAAGATTGCAGGGTGTCGGCAGCCGTAAACGTAATTAACGCATCTTTTGTTCCTGTTGCATTAATTGTACCGGCAACAATTAATTTTGCGTCGGTCAGAAATTTTATTTTTGTATTTGGTAAGATTGTTAAATTACCTGATTTAAATAGCGGGAAATAATAAACCGTTACTGTATCTTTAACAAATAAATCTCCGTGCCAAAAGGTATTATCCAAGATATCTCCTACCCATAATAATGAGAACATTCCTTCGTCGGCACCGATGTCGGGGAAACTGTTATCTCTTGCGTTTCCGTCAAAATCAATATAATTTACAGATCCGTTCCAATTTGGGTCGGCTCTGCTTTCTACAACAGTATATTCTTGCGAAAGAATATGTAAATCATCGGGGGCGACAAAAACAGGAAAGGCATAGAAAGAACTTGCTTCAAATATGTTTTGAATATCAATAAATTGCCAATCATGTAATGAAGTGTAACCTAACATATCAATTGTATTGTTTTTTGAAGGAGTATAGTAAACATTGTTACCTGATGATTGTAATTGAGTTTGATTATCGAGTATTAAGGCATTTCCTAATCCGGTATTAATAAACAAATTATTAAAGGACCTAATGCCGGAAGCACTAGGATCAATAGAAACTGCAGCACTTAGGTTATTGCCGTCTTGTACATGAATACTGTTATATAAAATGTCAGGACTTAATAAATCAATGTATGCTCCTAATGAAATTCCTGTTGATTGATATGATGTTCCTGCTCCGCGAATAGTAAGCATATTATTTAAGACAGAACAGGAAGTTGTTGTATTTATATCCGAAATATCAATACAAGTTTTATATGTCTGAGAAGATAAATCTATTTTATTGGTTTTTACGGTAAATGTGCCGTCAATTGACATTAAAACTATTCCGCTGACCATATTTAAATTATCTCCTGATGAGGTAATAATTTTATTTCCGGATATAATAACACTTCCCATATTATTCATAAATATTCCGGTGCTTGTAAAATCTTTGATAATGCAATTTTTAATTCCTATATTATAAGATCTTATTGCAAAATGTTCAAGGTAAATACCGTTTGAACCTCCGACAATAGTATCATTTTCAAATTGTGTATTACTTATATAATAATTATCTGAATATCCGATTACGGAAAAATTTTGAGCATAGAAATTTGAAGAATTACTTAATGTAAGCCCGGTAAATTTACAGTTTTTAAACCAATTATCATCATTATAGTTACTTGTGTTTAAAAATGTCAGAACTGTTCCTTTATTTTCGGTTTCACTTGAAGTATTTTGAAAATGGATATTTTCAAACTGATAATGAGCACCTTCAATTTTTATGACATAATTTCCGTCTGAGCCGGAAGGAGCATATATTACAAATACTTCACCTGTTTCTCCCAATTTTTTTTGAAAAATTATTTTAAAACTTGTATTTGCAGGCAAATAGGGCATAACAATTTGTTCGTTGTATGTTCCCGGCATAACCTCATATATTACGTCTTGGGTAAATGACGAAACTCCTTGTAAATAAGAAACGACTTCGGAGAAAGTGTTAAAAGTGCCTCCGGGACCCGTAATTTGAGATTTTACTGTCCCGTTAGTCATAAATAATATTCCTGCAAATAAGAATATTTTTTTGAAAGTTTTCATAATATTTTTTTAAGATTTTAAAAATATAAATATACGAAAAAAAAAAGAATGTCGTAAAAAAATATTAGACATTCTTTTTTTTTAGATAAAATACCGAGATTTATATTTCAAATCCAATAACCAGGATGTCATCTATTTGTTCGAAACTATTCCCTGTTTTGTCGGGTTTATTCTGCCAATCATTAATTACTTTGTTTAATATTTCTTTTTGTTCCGGCATAGGTTTGGTATAAATTTCCAGTAAAAGTTTTTTAAGGTTATGTATCATAAATTTTCTGCTTTTTTCACCGCCAAACTGGTCGATATATCCGTCAGAAAGCATATAAAATTTATCCCCTTTTATTAATGTTATTTCTGTATCACTAAAAGGTTTTTCTTCTCCGTAGTGAATACCTACAGGCATTCTGTCACCTTTTATTTTAATAATCTCATTATTTCTTATAAGTAATACGGGGTTTTGAGCTCCTGCAACAGTTGCTGTCATTTTATCTTCGTTAATAACACAAACGGACATATCCATTCCGTCTTTTGATTCACCGTCTTTTCCGGTTTGCCTTAAAGCTGTTTTAATCGAAGTTCTCAGTCTATTTAAAATTTCTGAAGCTTTTATGTTATTTTCAAATTTATGGAACAGATGATTAACTATTTCATTTAAATTAGAGATTGCCAACAAGCTCATAAATGCACCGGGAACACCGTGTCCTGTACAATCTGCTGCAATTATAATTTTTATGTTATTATGTTTTCTTGCCCAATAATAATCACCGCTGACAATATCTCTGGGTTTATATAATATGAAATAATTTTCAAGTAAAGTATCGAAATATTCTTTCGGCGGTAAAACTGCTTCTTGAATTCTTTGAGCATAGATAATACTGTCGGTAATATTACGATGTTGTTTTTCTATTTTATCGTATGCTTCCTGTAAATTTTCGGCTTGTGCCAGTATTTCTTCTTTTTGTTGATTTAGGACAGCATTTTTTTGAGAAATTTCATTGTTTTTTTCTTTAAGTATTTGATTTGCTTTTACCTTCCGTTTATATGAACGAACCATTGTAAAAGCTATAATAAGCATAAATAATAATCCGGCACTCAAGGCCAATTTTACCAGTTTATCTCTTTTGTCCTGTTCCGCCTGCAATTCTGCTTTTTTCTTTTCTTCAAGTTGCCTTAATTTTTCTTTTTTATCAAATTCATGCTGCATGGCAAGCTGGGTCATTTCTTTTGTTTTTTCTTCATTTTGGAGGGAATCTTTTAATCCGATATATTTTTGTAAAACTTTTGCTGATTTTTTATAATTACCAAGTTGATAATATACGTTTGCCAACGAACCGTAAATTTCTTTTATTTGATTTCTCGAATTTATTTTTTTTGATAAACCTAAAGCATCGTTAAGATATTTTTCACTTTTAATATAATTCCCGTTACTACCGTAGTAATTAGATAAATATATATATGAACTAACAATACCGTATGCGTTTCCTATTTGTTCTTTCAAATCCAAACTGCCTTTAAAATAATTGTATGCAGAATCATATTGTTCGGAGGCAAGATAAATTTGTCCCAAAATATCATCAATAGTTGTTAGGTATCTGATATTTTGCATTTTTTTACTTATTTTCCTGCATTTGTTCAAATATAAAATTGCAGTATCAGCTGAAGTTTTTAAAGTATCAAGAATAAATTTTCCGTAATACAGTCTTCCAAGATATAAATAGGAAGTTGATAAGCCGTAATCATTTTCTAATTCTCTATTTATTTCTAATGCTTTATTATGATACTCGGCAGGAGTATTAAAGTCTTCCGGTTTATACGAAGCATAAACCAAACCAATAGCATCATTTACTGCGGCAATTCCTTTTTTATCTCCGATTTCTTCTCTTAATGCCAGACTTTTAAAGTAATTATCCAGTGCTTGTTTCCAGTCTCCTATTTGATAAAAAACATTACCTATATTTCTTAATGCAATAGCAATCCCTTTCTTATTTTCGGCTTTATTAAATGCTTCTAAACTCTCTTGGTAATATTGATAAGCATTTTCATAATCGGCTCTGTAGAAATAAGCCGCACCGAGGTTCTTAGTTGCATACGCAACACCTTTTGTATAGTTAATTTTCTTTGCCAATTCATAGCTTTCTTTTCCGTATTTAACGGCATTTTCATAATCGGAAATTTTTATTTGCCATACTAAATCATTTAATTCATTAACTTTTGTTGAATCATCGGGCATTGTGCTGATAACAGATTTAATACTGTCTGTTTTCGAATCAATTTGCCCTGTTATTACAAATATATTAAATAACAGAAATAAGATTGTTAAGTTTGATTTCTTAAAGAATATTGCATTCATATTAAATAATTTTAATTTTAATTTAACAAATTTATAAAAATTAAACTAATAAATTAAATATTAGGTTATAAAAAGCATATTAAGTAGCAATATATTAGTTGAATAAAAAATTATTGCATGACTTTTGTATATATTATACTTTACTTTTATGCTTGTATTGTAATCATGTGTTAATAAGTGAATTAAATTCTATCTAAATTAGTAAAAATATCTAATATTAATAACTATGAATAAATTATTTAAATTTTCTATTACCGGAATAATTGCAATTTTGCTTTTATTTCCTGCTTTTGAAGTTATCTCCCAGAATAAATCAGATGAGACATCTTTAATGAAATCATCAACGTTTTCAGCTTTTAAATTTAGAAGCATCGGTCCGGCTTATGCATCGGGCAGAGTTGCAGATTTTGCAGTAAATCCCGATAATCATTCTGAATTTTATGTTGCAGTTGCAGCAGGAAATGTTTGGAAAACAAATAATGCAGGCACGACTTTTAGCCCTATTTTTGATAATTACGGTTCATATTCAATTGCAGATGTTGAAATTGATCCCAATAATACAAATGTTGTTTGGGTAGGAACAGGAGAATATAACAGTCAAAGGGCAATCGGCTACGGAGACGGTATTTATCTTTCTAAAAACGGAGGAAAATCATTTAAAAATGTAGGCTTAAAAAATACTGAGCATATCGGAAGAATTGCAATTGACCCGAGAAACTCTGATGTTTATATCGCAGCACAAGGACCTTTGTGGGGACCGGGAGGTGAACGAGGAATATTTAAAACATCAGATATGGGTAAAACTTGGGATACATTATTTACAATCAGTGAAAATACAGGTTTTAATGATATTGTTATTAATCCTAAAAATCCTGATGTATTATATGCGTCTTCATACCAAAGAAGACGTCGTGTTTTTACATTAATAAACGGAGGACCTGAGTCGGCAATTTACAAATCTGAAGATGCCGGTAAAACATGGAACAAATTAGGAGGAGGACTACCCGGAGGTTTAGTAGGAAGAATTGGTTTAGCAATTTCTCCCGTTAATCCGGATTATGTTTATGCAATAATTGAAGGAACAAACGGCTCGGGAGGATTCTACAGAACGACAAACAGAGGAGAAACATGGTCTAAAATGAATTCGTATGTTTCTACAAGTCCGCAATATTACAACAGAATATATTGTGACCCTGTTAACCCTGATAAAGTATATTCAATGGATACACAAAGCAGATATTCGACCGACGGCGGAAAAACATGGACAAAGTTCGGACTCTCAAATCGACATGTTGACGATCATGCTTTATGGATAGATCCGAATAATACTGAACACCTTATAATAGGCGGTGACGGAGGCATTTATGAAACATTTGACATGGGAGCGAATTGGAGGCATGCTCCGAATCTTCCTGTTATACAATATTACAGAGTTGCTGTTGATAATTCAAAACCATTTTATAATGTTGCCGGAGGAACACAGGATAATAACAGCATGGTAGGTCCTTCGCAAACAATTTGCAGAGACGGAATTTTTGTCGGAGACTGGAAAGTTACTCAGGGCGGCGACGGTTTCTTTTCGGCTTTTGATACAAAAAATCCGAACATTATGTATTCCGAATCGCAATACGGAGGAATGGTCAGGTATGATAAAAAAAGCGGAGAAAGAGTTTATATACAACCTTTACCGCCCGAAGGCGAAGCTTATCGCTGGAATTGGAATGCACCTTTTAAAATAAGTAATTTTGATAATAAGCGTTTATATTTTGCAGCAAATAAATTATTCAGAAGTGATGACAGAGGAAATTCTTGGAAAGTAATAAGCCCTGATTTAACTCGACAGCTTAACCGTAATGAATTAAAAGTAATGGGTATTGTTCAACCAATTGATGCGGTGGCAAAAAATTCTTCAACATCAATTTTCGGTAATATTGTAGCTTTTGACGAATCTCCTGTTAATGAAAACTTATTATATGTCGGAACCGATGACGGTTTAATTCAAATTACCGAAGACGGAGGAGCAAATTGGCGAAAAATTGAAAAAATTAAAAATGTTCCCGAAATGACTTATGTAAGTTGTTTATTTGCATCGCAACATGATGAAAATGTTGTATATGCTACTTTTGACGGCAGAAAAAATAACGATTTAAAGCCGTATTTAATGAAAAGTATGAATAAAGGGAAAACATGGTTTGAAATTGTAACTGATTTGCCCGAAAGAGGTACAGTTTATTCAATTATTGAAGACCCTGTTGAACCTCAATTATTATTTGCGGGAACAGAGTTCGGAATTTATTTTTCCGTTAACGGAGGCGGTAAATGGATACAGCTTAAATCAGGAATCCCGACTATAGCAATAAGAGATATGAAAATTCAAAAAGATGAAGATGATTTGGTTCTGGCTACATTCGGAAGAGGTTTTTATATTTTAGATGACTTTTCTCTCTTAAGAAAGATTACGGACAAGACATTAAAAAAAGATAATATTTTATTTCCTGTTAAAGACGGACTTATTTATTCTCAAACTTCAAAAAAATACGGACAGGGAGCAACAGTTTACAGCGGAAAAAATCCTGAATACGGCGTAACTTTCACATATTATATCAAAGATAAAATTAAAACAAAAAAAGATTACAGATTAGAAGCTGAGAAAAAAGCAAAAGAAAGTAATGCTGAAATTAATTTTCCTTCATTTGACGTTTTAAGAGAGGAAGCAGATGAAATTAAACCATATTTGATGTTTACGATTAGGAATGAAGAAGGTGAAATTGTTCGCAGAATTAAAAGAAGTGCTTCTCCCGGTTTAAAAAGATTTAATTGGGGATTACGAAGATTTAATATGTATCCTGTAACAAAAGGCGGTTCGCCTATGCATAATAAACAAACCGGCGGAATACCTGTTCCTCCGGGTAAATATTTTGTAATGATGTCAAAAGTTGTTAACGGAATTGAAACAATTTTAGACGAACAACAAATTTTTAATCTCAAAAGACTTGATAATTTAAGTTTACCCGCTGAGGACCCGATTGCATTAGAGAAGTTTAAAAAAGAAGCGGCGGAAGTTTACGGCGTAACCGTAGGTTTAACCAAATATGTTGATGCTATGAGCGAGGATGTAAAAGCATTAAGAACAGCATTAATAAACGGCGGCGGTTCTACCGAAGAGGATATTATGCGAGCTGATGAAATTATAGCAGATTTAAGAGAAATGAAGAGAACGCTTTCGGGAGATGAAATAATTGAAAAAATGAACGAAAATGAATCTCCGAATTTAAACTGGAGAATTTCGGCGGTAACTTACGGTGCTTATCACGGCTCTGATGCAACACAAACTTTAAAAGATAACTTAGTTATTGTAAGAAAAGGTGTAAGCTCACTTATAAAACAAGTAAAAGTTCTTGACCAAAAATTACAATTACTTGAAAAAAGAGCAAATGCAGCAGGAAGCCCTTGGTCACCGGGAAGAATACCGGATTTTAAATAACTTTAATAAATATTTCATATATTTGGGGTAGCTTAACAGTTACCCCTTTTTAATTTTTATTATGAAAAAAATATTTATAATTTTATTTTCACCTATATTGTTTTCAGTAAATTGTAAAAGAAACAATATTCCGGATAATCTTGATTTTAAACAAGAAATGAGAAACTTTGTGCAAGGAATAAGTTCTTATGCAAAGAATATAAATCCCGATTTTATTATTATTCCGCAAAACGGAAACGAACTTGCAACAGAAAACGGAGATGAAAACGGAAACCCTGCAACAACATATTTAAATGCAGTTGACGGACAAGGACAAGAGGATTTATTTTACGGTTACAACAATGATGACCGAGCAACTTCGGAAGAAGATAAAAATTATTTAAAAACTTTTCTTCTTATTGAAAAAAATGCAGGCGTGAAGGTTATGGTAACAGATTATTGCTATACACATTCAAAAATGGATGACTCATATTCTCAAAATAATAATCTCGGGTTTATTTCTTTTGCGGCATCCGAAAGAAATTTAAATGTAATTCCGGATTATCCGGCAGTGCCTTACAATGTAAATTCGGATGATATAAATATACTTGCCGACGCAAAAAATTTTCTGTATCTTATTAATCCTGAGAGCTATTCAGTAAAACAAGATTTTATAAATGCAATTTCGCAAACAAATTATGACCTTGTATTAATAGATTATTTCTTTAATGAAGAAGAATTTACTGTAAGTGAAATCACTTCTCTAAAAACAAAATTAAACGGAGGAAAACGTTTGGTGATTTCATATATGAGCATAGGTGAAGCCGAAGATTACAGGTATTATTGGAAAGACGAATGGAATAAAGATAAACCGGAATGGTTGGATAAAGAAAACCCTAATTGGAAAGGAAACTATAAAGTTTGGTATTGGAACAGCGAATGGCAAGCAATTATTTACGGAAACAGCAACTCATATCTAAAAAAAATACTTGATGCCGGATTCGATGGTGTTTATTTAGATATTATTGATGCTTTTGAGTATTATGAATAGTTTAAAATGCAATAATAATCCATATTATTCCCACAATAACAGCTGCCGAACCTCCGAAGATTCTTAAAAAAATTGAGAGCTTTTTGTTGTTTTTTTCATCGGTTTTTTGTGTAATTATTCCTAATGTAACGGAATATGCAACCATTGCTAAAATAGTTCCTGCACCGAAACCGCTTAAGTACATTACTGAGTCAATTTTTGAAGGCAATGCTAATGTCGGTAATATTGCAATTAAATGAGAAACACCTGCAACACCGTGTATAATTCCTATTCCTAATGCACTTAATACATTTTGCCTATGATTTCTTTTATGCTTGTGGGTATGTTTTTCTTCTTCTCCGTGTTTGTGTGAATGTATATGTACTTCATTGTCATGTGTATGCGGATGACTATGTTTGTGTTTGCTCCCGTGTTTTTTTTTGATTCTTAAAAAAGCAAAAATACCGATTGCAATTAACAGAAACCCTACAAATTTTTCTCCGTGTTCGGAAATTGCTTCAATATTTATTTGTTCTTTCAGTAAAATAAAAATAATACCGATAATAAGCATTCCGAGTGTGTGTCCTATGCCCCAAGAAAAACCTATTGACCATGATTTCTTTTTGCTGTCGATTGTTAAAGGTGTTACGGCTGCAAGATGGTCGGGCCCGGAAATTACATGAATCATACTCATTACTAAACCTGCCAAAATCGGTATTTCGGAATAACTTAAACCTGTGCTGCCGTGCAGTAAAATAAAATTTAACATGTTTTTTATTTTTTATATCTGAAATATGCATTGCATGCTCCTTCGTTGGAAACCATAGGTGCACCAAGCGGATTTTCGGGTTTACATTCTTTCCTGAATGCCGGACATTGAGAAGGTTTTTTTAATCCTTGCATAATTTCGCCTGAAATACAAATTTTAGGCTCTTCAATTTTATATTTTTCCAACTTGAATATTTTATCGGCATCAAATTCTTTATATTTTTCTTTAATTTTTAAACCGCTTTTCGGAATTTCACCGATACCTCGCCAACTTCTGTCGGTTATTTCAAAAATTTCAAACATAGTTTTTTGTGCAGGAATATTACCTTCTTTTCTTGCAAGTCTTTTGTATTCATTTTCAACAATATATTTCTTGCTTTCTAATTGTTTTACGGTTGCCAAAATTCCTTTTAAAATATCAACGGGTTCAAAACCTGTTACAACAATCGGGGTTTTATATTGCTCGGCAATAGGTATATACTCTTCATAACCCATAATTGTACACACATGCCCTGCGGCTAAAAAACCTTGAATTAAATTGTCGGGCGAAGATAATATTGTATGCATTGCAGGCGGAACCAAAACATGAGAGCTTAAAATCAAATAGTTGTTAAGTTTGCGTCTTTTTGCTTCAAGAACCGACATTGCATTTGCCGGTGCTGTTGTTTCAAAACCCACTGCAAGAAAAACAACTTTTTTGTCAGGATTTTTTTCGGCAATATTAACGGCATCAAGCGGAGAGTAAACAATTCTTACATCACCGCCTTCGGCTTTTATTTTTAATAAATCTGTTGAGGAGCCGGGAACTCGAAGCATATCACCGAATGAGGTAAAAATAACATCTTCTTTTCGAGCAATAAAATGAGCCTTGTCAATAATTTCCAAAGGAGTTACGCATACAGGGCAACCCGGACCGTGAACAAGTGTAATTTCTTCGGGCAAAAATTCTTGCAATCCGTATTTCATTATGGAATGCGTTTGACCGCCGCATATTTCCATAATTGTCCATTTATTTTTTGTTGCGGCTTTTATCTTTTTTGAAAGATTTTTTACTGTTTCGATATTTCTGAACTCATCAACGTATTTCATCTTATTCTGCTTTTTTTGAGAATTTATCGTCTTCTTCTTTTTGCATTTCGGCAAACTCGTTTGAAGTTTTTATTGCTTCTTCGGCTTCTTCTGTGCTAATTATTTCAAGTGCCGTTCCTACATGAGCCATAACATAATCGCCGACTTTTGCCTCAGGTAACCATTGAATATTTATTTCTTTTATTGCTCCTCCGAAACTTACTTTTGCGGTTACAAATTCAGAATTGCTTTTATCAATTGATATTATTTTACCGGGTACTGCTAAACACATAATTAATTGGATATTTATTATTGATATTTTATGTTATTTTTGACAATTCAAAGTTGCAATATATTAAAAAATATAAATATGAGAATTATCATGTATAGACTTGTTTTAATAACATTTTTAAGCATTATTTTTATTAAGCTTTCTGATGCACAAATTGATTCTGTCAGTTTTGAAAAAGATACAACAGTTAATATTTCTGATACAATATCAAATAATTTTAATGATTCGATACAGCCTCAAACAATGTCATTATTATTTATCGGGGATGTTATGGGGCACGGCTCTCAAATTCGTTCAGCATATAATATTAAAACTAATACTTATAACTATGATACGGTTTTTTATTATTTAAACGATGTAATGTCAGAACCGGATTTTACAATTGCAAATTTAGAAGTTACTTTGGCAGGTCCTATTTATAAGGGTTATCCTCAATTCAGTTCGCCCGATGCTTTGGCGGAAGCCGGTAAAAAAGCCGGGATTGATGTTTTTGTAACAGCAAATAATCATTGTGTTGACAGGCGTTTACAAGGATTAAACAGAACAATTGATGTTTTAGATACATTAGAAATAACGCATACAGGAACTTTTAAAAATAAAGATGCAAGAGACACAACAAATCTTATTATTTTAGAGAAAGACAGTATTAAAGTAGGAATTTTGAATTATACTTACGGTACTAACGGCATTCCCGTTCCTGAGCCTGCTGTTGTTAATTTAATTGATACTGCCGTAATGCATAAAGATATTAATTCTGCAAAAAAAGACAGTTTAGATAAATTAATTATTGTTCTTCATTTCGGAAGTGAGTATCAATCTTACCCGAATAAAACTCAAAAAGATTTAGTTTCTTTTCTGTTTAAGAAAGGTGCTGATATTAT
Proteins encoded in this window:
- a CDS encoding tetratricopeptide repeat protein; the encoded protein is MNAIFFKKSNLTILFLLFNIFVITGQIDSKTDSIKSVISTMPDDSTKVNELNDLVWQIKISDYENAVKYGKESYELAKKINYTKGVAYATKNLGAAYFYRADYENAYQYYQESLEAFNKAENKKGIAIALRNIGNVFYQIGDWKQALDNYFKSLALREEIGDKKGIAAVNDAIGLVYASYKPEDFNTPAEYHNKALEINRELENDYGLSTSYLYLGRLYYGKFILDTLKTSADTAILYLNKCRKISKKMQNIRYLTTIDDILGQIYLASEQYDSAYNYFKGSLDLKEQIGNAYGIVSSYIYLSNYYGSNGNYIKSEKYLNDALGLSKKINSRNQIKEIYGSLANVYYQLGNYKKSAKVLQKYIGLKDSLQNEEKTKEMTQLAMQHEFDKKEKLRQLEEKKKAELQAEQDKRDKLVKLALSAGLLFMLIIAFTMVRSYKRKVKANQILKEKNNEISQKNAVLNQQKEEILAQAENLQEAYDKIEKQHRNITDSIIYAQRIQEAVLPPKEYFDTLLENYFILYKPRDIVSGDYYWARKHNNIKIIIAADCTGHGVPGAFMSLLAISNLNEIVNHLFHKFENNIKASEILNRLRTSIKTALRQTGKDGESKDGMDMSVCVINEDKMTATVAGAQNPVLLIRNNEIIKIKGDRMPVGIHYGEEKPFSDTEITLIKGDKFYMLSDGYIDQFGGEKSRKFMIHNLKKLLLEIYTKPMPEQKEILNKVINDWQNKPDKTGNSFEQIDDILVIGFEI
- a CDS encoding endo alpha-1,4 polygalactosaminidase, whose protein sequence is MKKIFIILFSPILFSVNCKRNNIPDNLDFKQEMRNFVQGISSYAKNINPDFIIIPQNGNELATENGDENGNPATTYLNAVDGQGQEDLFYGYNNDDRATSEEDKNYLKTFLLIEKNAGVKVMVTDYCYTHSKMDDSYSQNNNLGFISFAASERNLNVIPDYPAVPYNVNSDDINILADAKNFLYLINPESYSVKQDFINAISQTNYDLVLIDYFFNEEEFTVSEITSLKTKLNGGKRLVISYMSIGEAEDYRYYWKDEWNKDKPEWLDKENPNWKGNYKVWYWNSEWQAIIYGNSNSYLKKILDAGFDGVYLDIIDAFEYYE
- a CDS encoding sulfite exporter TauE/SafE family protein; its protein translation is MLNFILLHGSTGLSYSEIPILAGLVMSMIHVISGPDHLAAVTPLTIDSKKKSWSIGFSWGIGHTLGMLIIGIIFILLKEQINIEAISEHGEKFVGFLLIAIGIFAFLRIKKKHGSKHKHSHPHTHDNEVHIHSHKHGEEEKHTHKHKRNHRQNVLSALGIGIIHGVAGVSHLIAILPTLALPSKIDSVMYLSGFGAGTILAMVAYSVTLGIITQKTDEKNNKKLSIFLRIFGGSAAVIVGIIWIIIAF
- the hypD gene encoding hydrogenase formation protein HypD, whose protein sequence is MKYVDEFRNIETVKNLSKKIKAATKNKWTIMEICGGQTHSIMKYGLQEFLPEEITLVHGPGCPVCVTPLEIIDKAHFIARKEDVIFTSFGDMLRVPGSSTDLLKIKAEGGDVRIVYSPLDAVNIAEKNPDKKVVFLAVGFETTAPANAMSVLEAKRRKLNNYLILSSHVLVPPAMHTILSSPDNLIQGFLAAGHVCTIMGYEEYIPIAEQYKTPIVVTGFEPVDILKGILATVKQLESKKYIVENEYKRLARKEGNIPAQKTMFEIFEITDRSWRGIGEIPKSGLKIKEKYKEFDADKIFKLEKYKIEEPKICISGEIMQGLKKPSQCPAFRKECKPENPLGAPMVSNEGACNAYFRYKK
- a CDS encoding HypC/HybG/HupF family hydrogenase formation chaperone; the encoded protein is MCLAVPGKIISIDKSNSEFVTAKVSFGGAIKEINIQWLPEAKVGDYVMAHVGTALEIISTEEAEEAIKTSNEFAEMQKEEDDKFSKKAE
- a CDS encoding CapA family protein: MRIIMYRLVLITFLSIIFIKLSDAQIDSVSFEKDTTVNISDTISNNFNDSIQPQTMSLLFIGDVMGHGSQIRSAYNIKTNTYNYDTVFYYLNDVMSEPDFTIANLEVTLAGPIYKGYPQFSSPDALAEAGKKAGIDVFVTANNHCVDRRLQGLNRTIDVLDTLEITHTGTFKNKDARDTTNLIILEKDSIKVGILNYTYGTNGIPVPEPAVVNLIDTAVMHKDINSAKKDSLDKLIIVLHFGSEYQSYPNKTQKDLVSFLFKKGADIIIGSHPHVIQKMMYLPENDSIKEKFVAYSLGNFVSNQRKTKTDGGVMARLVLRKENGKTFIDTSNYILTWVYKKLRTGNIYDFFILPASLYENKKDFFKNPADYAKMKLYIKNSRVLLSKENENVLELNFLQDATN